Below is a genomic region from Gasterosteus aculeatus chromosome 2, fGasAcu3.hap1.1, whole genome shotgun sequence.
TAGGCCCTCAACACGTTAACTATCTTTGTTAATTTACTTTCATGTAAGAGTCTTTTGGCAGCATTttccttctgctcttcttctccaggTGTCGGCCTCGGCCCCACACTGGACTTTGTCATCGCTGTCAATCCGAGGTATGTGAAATGTTTAAACTTTCGTTCTTTGGCAGCTGCAGTTAGCTGactaaaagttaaaaattatACAACTAAAGAGCATTGTGTGATGATTGCTCAAAGTCTGTACTCAAATAAATCAAAGTGGGAATTTAATGGAAACtgaagaaatgttttgttttctccccaGCATCATCCTGACTGCTTTCATGGGAACGTCTGTGATTTTCATTTGCTTCACTCTCAGCGCTCTCTATGCCAAACGCAGGAGCTACCTGTTCCTCGGAGGTAAAGGCTGTAACGTTTTGACCATCACACTGCATACCGTCATTCACAACCGTACCTCAAATTTAACCCATAACTCTTGTTAGGCACTCTGATGTCCGGCCTTTCCCTCCTGTTCCTGATGTCTGTGATGAACATGTTCTTTGGATCTGTGATGCTGTTTAAGGTAGCTGAACCAAACGGCACCATTCCTTTCTAAATGTTTGATCATCTGTGTCAAGGTTTTGGTCTAAATCATATTTTTCATGTATTCCGACAGGCACACATGTACCTCGGGCTGCTCATCATGTGCGGCTTTGTGCTGTTTGACACTCAGCTCATTATTGAGAAAGCGGAGAATGGAGACAAGGACTACATCTGGTGAGGACTTGCGTTTTTGAATCCCATGTCTTTTGTTTCCAAATCCTCCTCACCAAATACCACGCAACTGCATCATTCCATCGCGAGGTGTAGCCTCATATCAGATCCTTAAACAACCCTACCTTTTCCGAGCGGCAACCTGTAAAAAAGGAATGGATGTACTTTATGGCCTGATTTTGTTATGTTATGATCATTTACATactcttattattttttatttttttaaaggcactgcgtTGACTTGTTCCTGGATTTCATCACCATCTTCAGAAAACTTATGGTCATCCTCGCAATGAACGATAAGGTACAgaatgttgtcctgtttgtgtGAAACTAAGTATTACCATATTTAGTTTTCCTTATTTTCAACACATCCAATAAAAATACCAAAGACTGATTAAGGGATCCTATTAATAAGTCTTAGCCTGTTAGGCTCACATTTTCTCACATTACTCCTGTGACCCTCTGAGTGGGGGCAGGTGGGAAACTATGACTTGAACTACCTGACTGTATAGAGCCGATAaccagctccacctacaaccgTAAAACGCTGTGTGCACGTTAAAGCCTCATTGTTAACTGTATCTGACATTATCAGATGTATGACCCGTTTCATACGTTAAAGTACATTTTCCTGataatagttccttatttttactttacaatTTGCTTTCAAAACTTTCAGTAATGCAGTATTTGGACGGTGTTGTGTAAAACACTTTACTGAAGTAAAGAATCTTGGTACTTATCTTGGTGATAGTTTGAAAGGTTGTCACACTGAAGCGCCTGATACCACTAAAGGAAGGTggaattattattctttttttttcacatttgaatttcACTCGTCTTACAGCTTTTGATTTTGCCTCCTtttcaggagaagaagaaggaaaagaagtgaagaacatttgcaaaataaaaaaacaatttgtcaACAGAGGCACAATTTGCAATGCATTTGGTGCTTTTCACTTTCTGTCTTCATTTATTGAATTAACTCCTGTGGTCTTATATTATTGAAATTTCTTTGATTTTATCTTCTGAACTTTCAACAACAGTTGAATGTAGGTTTATGCTAAACTAATGCTGTTCCCCGCCATGGCTGTGAATGGAGAATTAGACTAATGCTGCAGTGAGCATGCTTGGCCTGTAGAGGGGAGTGTTGTCCCATGAACACTCCCAGAAGCTGAGCAGCACTTAATGAAGATACTCATTATTTAGTGCCATAAAGGAATGACATGATCGGCTCCTTTTTTAGTGAGTCATGTCGGCTTCTGAGGCTAATTGTTTTATTCCATCTCGTTGATTTGCTTACTCTGTAGTTTCCCTCCATTCTCTTAGTGGAGTGTCATGATTTTGACAATAGATTATTCccctttttaaaagtattttccgGTCATTGCTTTTTGTTCCGACAACTCTTCTTTTGAGACCAACATTTTGTGTTAGAATGGTGACGCCCGGTAACACTCACAAACCCTAAAAGCCTGTCTGAGTAGTTGTGATTCAGACGGACCTTTGGGATCGTGTGTgtcgggagctggaggaggaagacgagtcTGTGCCATCTGTCTTTACATCTGTCAGCAGGCGAGTGATTCTGACCTCTCCCAGTGTAAATTTCTCTAAATATGTTGTCTAGAAGTAGTTAGCCATGTGATGTTAAACCTTAACGATTTTTTGACAATGTATACTGTGAAGAATTTATTTTATGGATGTAAAATTTAAACTAATTTGATACATTTGctcaaataaatgtgttgaaCGTATTGAAGTCTTTCTTTTACCATTTAAAGTGTACTAAGTCATGAAGAAATATTCTATTTTCATAAAttagttttgtatttaaaatgttgtggATTGTCTGACATCTCCCACTGGGCAAAAAGTAGCTGCCTgtgagttgcattgtgggtaatttaGGATTTGTGTCATTGTTTCTGCTGAATTTGAATATTGTCTCCGTGTGACACTTTAGTTAATGCGCTTCGCACCTACTTTTTGTCTAATGGGTTTGACCGGCCAAAATAACCACTTCACACAGAactaaatcaaaacattttaattagaaAGTTGAAAAACGGCAGTTGGTACATAGGACCTCTATTGGCTAGGGAACGAACAGCAACGGAGATGTTGAAATACAGTTATGAACATAATTACCAAGC
It encodes:
- the tmbim6 gene encoding putative Bax inhibitor 1, with protein sequence MNVFDRNINFDSLFKFSQISHSTQVHLKNVYSSLALCMFVAAAGSYVHVVTRLFQGGVLSVLGSLGMMFWLAMTPHNSETEKKRLAILAGFAFLTGVGLGPTLDFVIAVNPSIILTAFMGTSVIFICFTLSALYAKRRSYLFLGGTLMSGLSLLFLMSVMNMFFGSVMLFKAHMYLGLLIMCGFVLFDTQLIIEKAENGDKDYIWHCVDLFLDFITIFRKLMVILAMNDKEKKKEKK